The region AAGAACATAATGCTATGAAACCACAGAAGTTTACTGATTTTATCTGGCTCTCATTTTCAGAGTCTGTATAATGAGGTTATTAGGGACAGCTCAGAAAATACAAGATAATAGTAAAAACATGTGATAATATATATGGATAAgttaaataatatatgaaaaccaCAAAGAATTTGGTAAGATCTCCATACTTTTTGTATCACAAATCTAGTGTTGAATAAAGAGATGCTAAAAGGTATGGTTACAGGATACGGAATAGAGACATTTTATAGGGCAAAATAATGCcctatatgtgtgtgtctctcatgaataaataaataaaatctttaaaaaaataaaaaaataatagcacaaaaactttttttttaacaaacaaaagttggttttgttttaaaggaatattccaatacatttttttaatatttttatttatttattcatgagagacacacacagagagaggcagaaacacaggcagagggagaagcaggctccatgtagggagcccaatgtgggactccatcctgggtctctaggatcacgccctgggctgaaggcgacgctaaaccgctgagccacccgggctgccctccaatacattttttaaaaagattttatttatttattcatgagaggcagagagagagagagagagagagagggagagagaggcagagacacaggcagagggagaagcaggctctatgcagggagcccgacgtgggattcgattccaggtctccaggatcaggccctgggctgaaagtggcacaaaaccactgagccacctgggcttcccctccaatacatttttaattaaagtttatcccataGGGTACCTGAgtacctcagtcagttaaatgtctgacatttgttcaagtcatgatcctaggattgagctccatgtcctggttcctgcttagtagggagtcttcttattcctttccctctgcctctcctccccccacttatgctccctctctctctctgaaataaataaataaaatctttttaaaaattaaagaataaaagttcATTCTCACACACGTGAACTATATAAGTAGAAACATTTACTTCTCCTCTTTGTTGAACATCTACCAGCCTAAcaacaggaaaatatttaataccaCACATTTACTGACTCATTACTCATGCATAGTCTATATTAAGGATTGTAGGAGtgtaaaaagacacaaataggcAAAACAAATGATTCAGTAAGGGATGTTAGGTATAGTAAATGTTATACAGTTGAAGGAGAGCAGAATAGGCTTCTGAAAGCAGGAAATTAATCTCCCTGTACCAGGTAGTACAGTGATATCCTTATTACCAGAGAGGGAATTTAGGCCCAAGaaggctgtaaaaaaaaaaaaaaaaaaccttaattccTCACTAATATACTACCCTGAGGCCAAACCTCTGCCTTATCAATTCTTCACAGATTTATCAATTTCTTGACCAAAGGTACAAAGGCTGCCTGATTTGGTTACTTCTTTGAATCTCATATTTTATATGGGGCTTTCAtatgtatgaaattaaatttgttttctcctgttaatctgtcttatgccAATTTAATTACTAGGCCACTGAAAGAACCTACAAGAAGGGAAAAGTTTTGCACCTCTACACAATCAAATATATAGGTGGTTGAGATGTAgttgagagaaaggaaacaatgaCTACTTAAAAAAGCAGTATGTAAGATTATCATATTTTCAAATGGGAGATGAagcagaaatagaagaaacaggCTGAACAATGAAAAGGATCTGAAAATTATTAAGTTGAAAGTCTATTTGAATTTAATTAGACATTTGTTTTCACTGGAGGAGGCTGTAGATTCATGGCCATGAGCATAGCATTGGAATAAATTCTAGTAAATTTCTGACAATCAGTTGGTAATGAGCAAAGAATTGAAAGTTTAGCTTTTGAAGCAACATTCATGAGGGAAAATACAGAAGCAGAAATCTAATTAATCATGTTCATATAACCCAGAAGACTAAAGGCAGTCTTTAGAGATTAAAGTCCCCAAAGTCACAGTAGAAATAAAATGCCATCTGCTTTCTGTTCATGTGCCAGAAATAAGACCagaaatatgatcatttcagGTAAGTTTctaaataactaaattttaaaagcataggaTGCAGAGTACCTtactaattttggaaaaattaggAATTGAGTATTAAGGAATTTataaatgaatcattttataCTTGCTTAACTAAGTTAAACAAATTCTGCAACCTATCATCCAAACAGTGATATTTCTTTATGAGTCCTGTGTGGAGTTGACCTTGTTTGTCATTTGTGTAAAGTTAGTAAAGATTTTACTTAGTTATATTTTAACCAAGTTCAATAGGTACACTATCACTGTTTATCACCATGCAAGTGATATTGTACATGTAAACTTGAGATTTGctctagttttataaaaaaaataataaagataacacATTACAAATAAATCCCAGTGTATATAGACTACATATCCTAGTATTTaagtctagaaaaataaaaatgagaccaccacccacacacatacagaatGTGTATATAAACACAAGACAGGAGGTTATATATCTCAGAaacatttggttttcttctttccttttttattttgatggaaaaGACAACTTAAAACCCAAAGATATGCAAATTTATACATGATAGTCTgttatttcctcttctgtttatCACAGTCTTTGTCTTTCAAGGGATTTGTCCTATAGCAAAGGTCAGTCTTTTAAATGCATTCTAAATGCTGTGGCAAACCAGTGAGGAGGAGTGATAGAATAATTGTAtagaatatattcatatttcagTAAACGCTAAAGTCAGCATACACCCATACATCAAACACTATACCATaataattttcatgtattatatGCAATATCATTTTCAGTGATAAActcaattatttttctgtaataaagCAGCAcatgcaattattattattttttatttaagttattaTTGTCTAACACACATTGCCCAGTATCTTCTGGAGTTTTCTCAACAATTTGTAGTTTCTTTTATACTATTAGGGATCTAGAGCAAACTTTCAGTTTATTCAGATCTAGTACTTGACACTGGACAACAGAAGCCTAGACAAGTAACATATCTCAGGAATGACATATGTAGTTAGAACCCACAGTTATCAACTTTCTATCCCAAACATGTTTAGTTTTTTCATAACACAATGATGTTTCTTTGAATGTGACACTCATTGGGCTCTTTCCTGAAGGTTAAGAAGAtaatattaaatcatattttgtCTTACAGATAGTGTATTGTGTATTCAGTAAAGTCAAATCTTGATCTATCACTTGcttgatcattttttaaacagttcagaagaagcagaaagaaggatGGACAAAGGAAATTGCTCTTCTTTGACTGAATTCTTTTTCTTGGGAATTACCAATAATTCTGGGATGAAAGTGACCCTATTCACCATCATTCTGGTTATTTATCTCATTAATCTCCTGGCAAATCTTGGAATGATTATTCTAATTAGAATGGATTTTCAGCTGAATACACCAATGTACTTTTTCCTCAGccatctctctttctgtgacctCTGTTATTCCACAGCAATTGGGCCCAAGATGCTGGTGGATCTATTTGCCAAAAACAAATCAATTCCTATCATAGGCTGTGCTCTGCAATTCTTGATCTTCTGTACTTTTGTAGATTCTGAGTGTCTACTGCTGGCAGTGATGGCATTTGATCGCTACAAAGCCATTAGCAACCCCTTACTCTACACAGTCAACATGTCCAACAGAGTGTGCTCCCTGATGATGGCTGGAGTTTACTTGCTGGGAACGGCAGATGCTTTGATACACACAACATTAACATTCAGTTTATGTTTCTGTGGGTCAAATGAGATTAATCATTTCTTCTGTGATGTACCTCCTCTCCTATTGCTCTCTTGTTCCGATACACAGGTCAATGAGTTAGTGATATTCACCATTTTCGGCTTCATTGAACTGAGTACCATCACAGGAGTCCTTGTCTCTTATTGTTATATAATCTTATCAGTCTTAAAGATCCGCTCTGCTGAAGGGAGGTTCAGAGCTTTCTCCACCTGCACCTCCCACTTAACTGCTGTTGCAATTTTCCAGGGAACTATGCTCTTTATGTATTTCCGGCCAAGCTCTTCCTACTCCCTTGATCAAGACAAAATTACTTCATTGTTTTACACCCTTGTGATTCCCATGTTAAACCCACTGATTTATAGCCTACGGAACAAAGATGTGAAAGGGGCtctagaaaaattgaaaaataaaatatgtctttaagtatttatatatcacacatgcacacatagtgattgttattttcataaaattatatggtatgatctatgaaaaacacaattttctcaaatacttaaataaattagTATCTGTACTAAAATTCATCCATAGGAAAATGCTCTAGTTCCTCAAACCTATCTTGCTTCACTATGgtcttcaatttatttatgaaacTACTTTATGCAAAACATCCTGACTCTTCTAATTTTGCCATAtatctatttgtatatttttcatttaagcaTTATTACAAGTATACTCTGATTTACTGTTGAGTAGTCATTATGTACTTTTTGTACATTTACAGGCTTTGCATTTCATCACAAACCCAGTAGTTCTAAACTAATTAATTCTATAATCTAGAGGAATAAACAAATGTTAATTAGCTAAGCACTCAAATAGTTCATAATAAGCCTTAAAACTCTCATGAAGTAAAATATTAGGAGTTAATAAtctagataaaatgaaaaatatcgggatccctgggtggcgcagtggtttagcgcctgcctttggcccagggtgcgatccaggagacccgggatcgaatcccacatcaggctcccggtgcatggagcctgcttctccctctgcctgtgtctctgcctctctctctctctcactgtgtgcctatcataaataaataaaaaattaaaaaaaaaaatttgtaaaaaaatgaaaaatatctagaaataaatggaaaaattctagAATGTCAAAAGCTAGTGTGCAGAAGAAAGACTTCCCTGGATGATGATATTCAATTTCAtatcttaaaacaaaatgcaagttGGAAAGTAAAAGATTCTAGGCAGAGAGTCTGACAGTTACAGAAGTCTTGAGGTGAATAGTTCTATACCTTATCCCTTTTTGGTATTTTTGGAATTCACAAAGTCCAACATGTATAGGTTATAAAGAGTGATGTAAAGTACTTTGGTAAATTACATCATTGTGCTGAAATTATTAAGTCCATCACATCTTGATGAGTAATTTAAAGTTTCCTTAACATCTTTCCCCTTCTTAGCTCTGGTTAAATGTCCCTTTTTATAATTCATAGGCAACCATCTCCTTTAAGTATTGTTTTAATATTGTTTGGTTTATTAAATCACTACCTCCAGTATAAGATAGTAAGCATTCTTTGTTCAAGGATTGAGCATTCTATACCTGTTATCCTAAGCACCTGTGTCTTGTCAAAGACAAGAAATGGCAGAACAAACATACATCAAATGAGAtattaagtaacatttttaaGAGCTTATTAGACATCAATAACACAATTAACTGAGGGTATGAGATATGGATTgaataaacatacacatatattttatatctcttcaGAACATACATAAAATGGTGTGGATACTAAAGTAatggatctataaagaactacaTATTAATTACACTAGAAATAGAGTGTCTTTCCATGTACTTGCTCGATATATGCCATTTCATCTGTCTGTACTCTACTTCCTGATGGTTAAAACACTGCATTCGCTTGTTGAGACAACATGGGCATGGCATATATTTGCAGGATCATATAAGATGCAAGGACACTCTTAATTATTAATtgcaattataaaaattaaaagctactgaatataggggcacctgggtggcccagttggttgggcatctgactcttggtttttggatCAGGTCATAATTTCGTGGTTTAtgtgattgagccccattttgggcttggtgctcagcagggagtctgcttaaagattttctccctctgtccctctcccacttgtgcattctctctctctctctctctcacaaataaataaatcttttttttaaaaaaagccattgaATATCTTAGATTTTCTAGTTGCTATTTTGAAATGCcttcatataaaaacatattaaaaaaagacataaaccCAAGAAGGTTCTCCAGTTTTCAAAGGAGCATTTGTGAGACCCCTCACCTGTCATACAGTAtcatgttggggaaaaaaaatctatggagcatatttttttaatacaaaaggcTTTAAATGTTTGTATCTGAACCATATGTCCTCAGTTAACACATATTCTTTTGAAATTGTTACTTATGAGCAGGAGCATAGTAGAAAATACTGTTTGAAATACATTGTACAAAAAAAGTAAGGTGTAAGTAGATTGTTGGTAATTTAGGGAATGTGATATGTTATTTAGTTAacccatctctctccctttcaacaGCTATATATTAACAACATCTAAAGACATCAGTCTTTAGACTGATTTGATCTATATATTGGCAGTTTTATCAGATCTAGTGAGTTTGAACTAGAGggaaggagattttattttattttttttattttattttatatttaataataaatttatttttataggcattcagtttgccaacatacagaataacacccagtgctcatcctgtcaagtgcccccctcagtgcccgtcacccactcacccccactccccgccctcctccccttccaccacccctagttcgtttcccagagttaggagtcttcatgttctgtctctctttctgatatttcctacccatttcttctccttcccttctattccctttaactattatttatatttcccaaatgaatgagaccatataatgtttgtccttctccgattgacttatttcactcagcataataccctccagttccatccacgttgaagcaaatggtgggtatttgtcatttctaatgcctgagtaatattccatcgttatacataaaccacatcttctttatccattcatctttcgaggaaaggagattttaaagagaaggaaattctaagcccaaaaaatgtaatttcaaatgTAGAATTgactaatttaattaattatgaaCTTCCTTTCCCTGAATTTTGAGAGGTTTAGTAACAATTGTGGGGAACAATTTTTAGGGGATTTGTGCCTCATATAGAAGCTTGAGTATATGGCTTACCATAACTCTTCTATCTTGTTATTTTACCTAAATAAGGAACCTCACATCAAAGGGCTTTGATATATTCTAGCCTACTTCAATCCTCATCATTCTCTTCCCTCCATAATCTCTGTATCACATATACCAAATGACTGATAGCAAATATTATAGTCAAAATGCAGCTTTTTGGAGTAAAGGAGAGGTCTTTAAAGATGATGTTTTAAGAGACCTCAAATTCTCCTCCTCCCATGGGTACCCCAAATTAACAGCTACAGACAGTACAACTCcctctaaaagaaaacaagaaactatCTGAGTAACTATTACCGAAtgcacaaatgagaaaatatccaCATTAAATCAGAAGAAAAGCTAAGACACAACTTTGCTATAAACCCCACCCTTGGCACAGGGACATATAGTTGGGAGGGATCCCCTGGCTCCCAACCTCTCCATGAGAAGTGAAAGGTTTATACCACACATCCAATGTCCCAACATTTAATAGTCCCACTAAAGGGACTGACTTCCAAATCCTCTCCCTCCAAAGGCCAATTAGTCTTAAATCACAAGATTCATAAGACTATAGCAAATAAAATAAGAGCTCCAGCTATCACACCAGAGCTCAGAGCAAAGATAACAGAAAAGCCCATCTCTCAGTCTTGTCTTTTGTACAATTTAGAAACCTAAGTGTCAGGCTTCTGGTTTTGCATGCTTCTAGGAGCTGATTGGGATCCTCTATGTACACCAGAGAAGCCTATGGATATGTCCCCAACTTTCCCACCCGTTGACCCCAAATCACCAATATCTCCCGGGAAAGAGTTTGTACACATGCCTGCACCCCAGTTTTTGCAACTGTATTCTTAGGAATGTATTCCCACATCATCGGATTCTGATAGCCAACAGTGTTTCCATTCAGCAATACCATaggattttaaaatcatttcaagcATATTTTCCAACCATTATGGTATGAATCTAGAActcaaaaagaagacaaaaacttCACAAATTTGTGGGCATTAAACACCATGTCCTTGAACAACAGTAGGTTAAAGATGAAACTCAGAAATACCTCAAAAAATATCTtg is a window of Vulpes lagopus strain Blue_001 chromosome 11, ASM1834538v1, whole genome shotgun sequence DNA encoding:
- the LOC121472159 gene encoding olfactory receptor 5W2-like, with product MDKGNCSSLTEFFFLGITNNSGMKVTLFTIILVIYLINLLANLGMIILIRMDFQLNTPMYFFLSHLSFCDLCYSTAIGPKMLVDLFAKNKSIPIIGCALQFLIFCTFVDSECLLLAVMAFDRYKAISNPLLYTVNMSNRVCSLMMAGVYLLGTADALIHTTLTFSLCFCGSNEINHFFCDVPPLLLLSCSDTQVNELVIFTIFGFIELSTITGVLVSYCYIILSVLKIRSAEGRFRAFSTCTSHLTAVAIFQGTMLFMYFRPSSSYSLDQDKITSLFYTLVIPMLNPLIYSLRNKDVKGALEKLKNKICL